One window of uncultured Trichococcus sp. genomic DNA carries:
- a CDS encoding GNAT family N-acetyltransferase: MTKGLVVTLAESEKWDEIVRSFTAFDVYYLSGYARAFELHGDGEPLLYYYEKDGLRALNVVMKRDLAADPRFSGSFQPGTHFDLSTPYGFGGFILEGDLTEEKLQDLDLAYSRSCRRAGIISEFVRCHPVLKNQEQLASLYNLTRFNDTVAMDLASREVIWANLTHPNRTNIKKSRNSGVEIYCGRSPELIGEFMKLYNATMDKDHAGDYYYFKQPVFESILQDLAHHSLFFYAVREDKIIAMTIALFANGQLHLHLSASDKESLRYCPSNLLYYEVACWGADNGYRTLHMGGGVGGQADGLLHFKQSFNRHADTSFWIGRKIFDAERYEACLDIRKADPAFDAATGYFPAYRG; encoded by the coding sequence ATGACGAAAGGGTTAGTCGTAACGTTGGCGGAAAGCGAAAAATGGGACGAAATCGTCCGTTCCTTCACTGCCTTCGATGTCTATTATCTCAGCGGCTATGCGCGGGCTTTCGAGCTGCATGGTGACGGGGAGCCGCTCCTGTACTATTACGAAAAGGACGGTTTGAGGGCCTTGAATGTCGTTATGAAGCGGGACTTGGCCGCCGATCCGCGCTTCAGCGGCAGCTTCCAACCGGGCACACACTTCGATCTGTCGACGCCTTACGGTTTCGGTGGCTTCATTCTGGAAGGCGATCTGACTGAGGAAAAGCTGCAGGACTTGGATCTTGCCTATAGCCGCAGTTGCCGAAGGGCGGGCATCATTTCGGAATTCGTCCGTTGCCATCCGGTCCTGAAGAACCAGGAACAGCTCGCCAGCCTGTACAACTTGACGCGCTTCAATGATACGGTTGCGATGGATTTGGCTTCGAGGGAAGTCATCTGGGCGAACCTGACCCATCCGAACCGGACCAATATCAAAAAGTCCAGGAATTCAGGCGTCGAAATCTATTGCGGACGATCGCCGGAACTGATCGGGGAGTTCATGAAACTGTACAATGCAACGATGGATAAGGACCACGCCGGCGATTACTATTACTTCAAACAGCCGGTTTTCGAGAGCATCCTCCAGGATTTGGCGCATCATTCGTTGTTCTTTTATGCGGTTCGGGAAGACAAAATCATCGCCATGACGATTGCCTTGTTCGCGAACGGCCAGCTCCACTTGCATTTGAGCGCCTCCGACAAGGAAAGCCTGCGCTATTGCCCGAGCAATCTTTTGTATTACGAGGTCGCCTGTTGGGGAGCCGATAATGGCTACCGGACGTTGCATATGGGCGGCGGGGTCGGTGGTCAGGCGGACGGGCTGCTGCATTTCAAGCAATCATTCAACCGACATGCGGACACGTCGTTCTGGATCGGGCGCAAGATTTTTGACGCGGAACGCTACGAAGCATGCTTGGATATTCGTAAAGCAGATCCGGCTTTCGATGCCGCAACCGGTTATTTTCCGGCGTACCGCGGCTGA
- a CDS encoding sugar transferase produces the protein MSKQKQTFYEKYGKRAVDIVGSAAALVAFSPILVATAIMVRRKHGKPILFTHERPGKDGKIFKVYKFRTMTNARDAEGQLLPDGDRLTEFGKKLRRTSLDELPELFNVLKGDMSLVGPRPLEVYFLPYYTEEESHRHDVKPGLTGLAQISGRNALSWEQKFQYDLDYIRHITFLGDLKILIDTVKTVLGRKDVVEEGGAVLVDFNEERARKWQDEGRRQTHEVQ, from the coding sequence ATGAGCAAGCAAAAGCAGACATTTTACGAAAAATACGGAAAACGCGCTGTGGACATTGTCGGATCGGCAGCCGCGCTAGTTGCGTTCAGTCCGATTTTGGTTGCGACGGCGATCATGGTTCGGCGGAAGCACGGGAAGCCAATCCTGTTCACGCACGAACGGCCGGGCAAGGATGGCAAGATTTTCAAAGTCTACAAGTTCCGGACGATGACCAACGCGCGCGATGCGGAAGGACAGCTGCTGCCGGACGGCGATCGGCTTACGGAATTCGGCAAAAAATTGCGCCGCACCAGTCTGGATGAGTTGCCTGAACTGTTCAATGTGTTGAAGGGCGATATGTCGCTCGTCGGGCCGCGGCCTTTGGAAGTTTATTTTCTTCCCTATTACACGGAGGAAGAGAGCCATCGCCACGATGTCAAACCGGGACTTACAGGTTTGGCCCAGATCAGCGGCCGCAACGCCTTGTCGTGGGAGCAAAAATTCCAGTACGACTTGGACTATATCCGGCACATCACATTTTTGGGAGATCTGAAAATCCTGATCGACACGGTGAAAACGGTGTTGGGACGGAAAGATGTTGTAGAAGAGGGCGGTGCAGTGCTCGTCGATTTCAATGAAGAACGTGCCCGCAAATGGCAGGACGAAGGGAGGCGGCAGACCCATGAAGTACAGTGA
- a CDS encoding LicD family protein has translation MGNPVIKQQLLGILKAIDEICLKEGLSYMMTFGTLLGAVREKGFIEWDDDADLMMLRKDYNAFEARCQGHLAERGLFLNRSERVPNVALVKDPSIMVDLCILDALPKKPLHRKWQNFELKMLQGMMKKEVDYAQYDSVGKLLVFGTSTLGKFMTDEAKLKAYMRISQRANVGGADDLFMSNGLYRFMDITFKKELVSETVRLPFEDLELLAPVGWDQVLRLFFGDDYMTPKRENYYAEI, from the coding sequence ATGGGGAATCCGGTGATCAAGCAACAACTGCTGGGGATACTGAAGGCGATCGATGAGATCTGCTTAAAAGAAGGGCTGTCCTACATGATGACGTTCGGGACACTATTGGGGGCGGTCCGGGAGAAGGGCTTCATCGAATGGGATGACGATGCCGACCTGATGATGCTGCGCAAGGACTACAATGCTTTCGAGGCGCGCTGCCAAGGTCATTTGGCCGAGCGGGGACTGTTCTTGAACCGCTCCGAACGGGTGCCGAATGTGGCGCTGGTGAAAGACCCGAGCATCATGGTGGACCTCTGCATCCTCGACGCGCTGCCGAAAAAGCCGCTGCACCGGAAGTGGCAGAATTTCGAACTGAAAATGCTGCAAGGGATGATGAAAAAAGAAGTCGATTATGCCCAATACGATTCCGTCGGTAAACTGCTGGTCTTCGGGACGAGCACGCTCGGGAAATTCATGACGGATGAAGCAAAATTGAAGGCCTACATGCGGATCAGTCAGCGCGCCAATGTCGGAGGTGCGGATGACCTGTTCATGTCGAACGGGCTCTACCGGTTTATGGACATCACCTTCAAGAAGGAGCTGGTGTCTGAAACGGTGCGGTTGCCGTTCGAGGACTTGGAACTGTTGGCGCCGGTGGGCTGGGATCAAGTGTTACGGTTGTTTTTTGGGGACGATTATATGACGCCGAAACGGGAAAACTATTATGCGGAAATCTGA
- a CDS encoding VanZ family protein produces MKRERRYYSWLPVIAWMIVIFILSSQPADQSIVLSGSVTRFIADGLNQIAAFIEYFTRAQGTIVFMAGILLLIHLLETQEEQPRLFGIKKRWIIVATGIFLVLAIGLFLFVDFVQTTSFAYASRLMRKSAHFIAYLILGFLVSHALSNEASPVSVWKRRGTSLLLCVAYAISDEFHQFFVPGRGPLLKDVFIDGFGAALGILLYVGARELWQRWKGK; encoded by the coding sequence GTGAAAAGGGAGCGACGTTATTACAGTTGGCTGCCGGTAATCGCCTGGATGATTGTCATCTTCATCCTGTCGTCCCAACCGGCGGACCAGTCCATCGTCTTGAGTGGGAGCGTGACGCGCTTCATCGCGGACGGGCTCAACCAGATTGCTGCGTTCATCGAGTATTTCACGCGCGCGCAAGGGACGATCGTGTTTATGGCAGGCATCCTGCTGCTTATCCATCTGTTGGAGACGCAAGAGGAGCAGCCACGGCTATTCGGCATCAAAAAGCGCTGGATCATCGTGGCGACCGGTATTTTTTTGGTGCTGGCGATCGGCCTATTTTTGTTTGTTGATTTCGTGCAGACCACCAGCTTTGCCTACGCTAGTCGATTGATGCGGAAATCCGCGCACTTCATCGCGTATCTGATCCTTGGTTTTCTGGTTTCGCATGCGCTGAGTAATGAAGCTTCACCCGTGTCCGTATGGAAGCGCAGAGGCACCAGCCTGTTGCTTTGTGTTGCATACGCCATCAGTGATGAGTTCCATCAATTCTTCGTTCCTGGCCGCGGACCGCTGCTGAAGGACGTCTTCATCGATGGATTTGGCGCAGCACTTGGTATCCTGCTTTATGTTGGTGCCAGGGAATTATGGCAGCGATGGAAGGGGAAATAG
- a CDS encoding DegT/DnrJ/EryC1/StrS family aminotransferase, translated as MKYSEIGSNFWLDPDSTYSGKPIPVAAFNLPEGDVVYTSTGRSAIALSLRQLDIPDDKKMALLPAYTCDSVVLPFVENGFRVAYYDLEKDLSMDEQAFVEKVSKLNPTVILVHNYFGFDTLSPMKAAFEMLRSQGIFLIEDLTQVLFSAIPRVEADFHVASFRKWMPIPEGGLALRRDGQFRNVPSETDAVLEKAKLDGLYEKFRYIVKSEGQKQGFLDKCRIAEEILETQGEIYAMGDFSKRFLGDLDIAELKQRRRENYRYLLDQLKDSHSLAPVFPELLETVVPLYLPLYAPSEESRNRLQLMLREKAIYAPIVWPNFDGFKGLELKGITESVAWIYTHTLSLPMDQRYALEDMAAIAAVLSAFEKTEAPHTDFRKEALP; from the coding sequence ATGAAGTACAGTGAAATCGGAAGCAATTTTTGGCTCGACCCAGACAGCACTTATTCCGGCAAGCCGATCCCTGTCGCAGCATTCAACCTGCCGGAGGGCGATGTTGTCTACACTTCCACCGGCCGCAGCGCCATCGCTTTGTCTCTGCGCCAGCTTGACATCCCGGATGACAAAAAAATGGCCCTACTCCCAGCCTACACCTGCGATTCGGTCGTGTTGCCGTTTGTGGAAAACGGATTCCGCGTGGCCTACTACGATCTGGAAAAGGATCTGTCAATGGACGAGCAGGCTTTCGTGGAGAAAGTCAGCAAGCTCAATCCAACCGTGATCCTTGTGCACAACTACTTCGGCTTTGATACGCTCAGCCCAATGAAAGCTGCTTTCGAAATGTTGCGCAGCCAAGGCATCTTCCTGATCGAAGACCTGACGCAAGTTCTCTTTTCGGCGATTCCGCGCGTGGAGGCTGACTTTCACGTGGCGAGTTTCCGCAAATGGATGCCAATTCCGGAAGGCGGTCTGGCGCTGAGGCGCGATGGCCAGTTCCGAAACGTGCCGAGTGAAACCGATGCCGTCCTGGAAAAAGCCAAGCTGGATGGGCTGTATGAAAAATTCCGCTACATCGTCAAAAGTGAGGGCCAGAAGCAGGGCTTTCTGGACAAATGCCGGATCGCTGAGGAAATCCTCGAAACCCAAGGCGAAATCTACGCAATGGGAGACTTTTCCAAACGCTTCCTTGGCGATCTGGACATCGCGGAACTGAAGCAGCGCCGCCGTGAGAATTACCGCTATTTGCTTGACCAGCTCAAAGACAGCCACAGCCTGGCACCGGTTTTTCCGGAACTGCTTGAAACTGTCGTGCCACTCTATCTGCCGCTCTATGCGCCATCCGAGGAAAGCCGGAACCGGCTGCAGCTGATGCTCCGTGAGAAGGCCATCTATGCGCCGATTGTCTGGCCGAATTTCGATGGATTCAAAGGTTTGGAACTGAAGGGCATCACGGAATCGGTCGCATGGATCTACACGCACACGCTGAGCCTGCCAATGGATCAGCGCTACGCTTTGGAGGATATGGCCGCCATCGCCGCGGTCCTCAGCGCATTTGAAAAAACAGAAGCTCCACATACTGACTTCAGGAAGGAGGCCTTACCATGA
- a CDS encoding type II secretion system protein encodes MRNKIKQLLKKEGGFTLVELLGVIVILGLIVGISIPLIGNVIAKSEGDIAKNQQELVIDAAQMYYLQGGTKDPVTTTDLMADDYLEKKYDGDVITITKAQAEAGKLTTTTETTED; translated from the coding sequence ATGAGAAATAAAATCAAACAGTTGTTGAAAAAAGAAGGCGGCTTTACATTAGTTGAATTGCTGGGTGTTATCGTGATTTTGGGACTTATCGTGGGTATTTCAATTCCTTTGATCGGGAATGTTATTGCCAAATCTGAAGGAGACATTGCTAAAAATCAACAAGAATTGGTTATTGATGCAGCGCAGATGTACTATCTGCAAGGAGGTACTAAGGATCCTGTAACGACAACAGATTTGATGGCTGATGATTATCTCGAAAAAAAATATGATGGTGATGTAATTACCATAACAAAAGCACAAGCAGAAGCAGGGAAATTGACAACAACTACCGAAACTACCGAAGATTAA
- the pilM gene encoding pilus assembly protein PilM: protein MLFQKKPLLYFEFLERRIRYLVMDAQSRTVLEQNEILFDTEILHEGRVINPSLLENRLNALVTEKKWKNAQAAILLPNDFVIVREEKIPAQLSPSEIKAYIALHMGQLIRSPFKETRFHFELLEVGDMEQTILLMLYPQEVIFQYESLLQNVSLNPVVADISSLCLYRTIRQQNDLNQSPEKHVMVLQWSPVDHSIMVFHRDLPKFSRHSRIARLVDLWEVSPEGEWIWKDDQVSFEDAITDTLDVLERLLEFYRYSVMNGQSGVTEIVLTGDFPYLEKVREQLAKRFFLPIHILQVSEEISSKFLPLYGLASKEKHAAVPKKLARKKVKHARKQVQEETEHA, encoded by the coding sequence ATGTTATTTCAAAAAAAACCATTGCTTTATTTTGAATTTTTGGAAAGACGGATCCGCTATTTGGTTATGGATGCGCAATCCCGCACAGTCCTGGAACAAAATGAGATCCTGTTTGATACCGAGATCCTTCATGAAGGGAGAGTCATCAATCCCTCGTTGCTTGAAAATCGCCTGAACGCGCTGGTTACCGAAAAAAAATGGAAAAATGCTCAAGCAGCCATCCTGTTGCCGAATGATTTTGTGATTGTGCGGGAAGAAAAAATACCGGCACAGCTTTCACCTTCAGAAATTAAGGCTTATATCGCTCTGCATATGGGCCAGTTGATCCGGTCCCCGTTCAAGGAGACGCGTTTTCATTTCGAGTTGCTTGAAGTTGGCGACATGGAGCAGACCATTCTGCTGATGCTCTATCCGCAAGAAGTCATCTTTCAATACGAATCCTTACTGCAGAATGTCTCCTTGAATCCGGTCGTAGCGGATATTTCTTCTTTATGCCTTTACCGGACCATCCGGCAACAAAATGACTTGAATCAGAGTCCCGAAAAGCATGTGATGGTGCTGCAATGGAGTCCGGTCGACCATTCGATTATGGTTTTTCACCGCGACTTGCCGAAATTTTCGCGCCATTCTCGCATAGCTCGTTTGGTTGATTTGTGGGAAGTCAGTCCAGAAGGTGAATGGATCTGGAAGGACGACCAAGTCTCTTTCGAAGATGCCATCACGGATACGCTGGATGTCTTGGAAAGGCTGCTGGAGTTTTATCGCTATTCTGTGATGAACGGCCAAAGCGGCGTGACGGAAATAGTTTTGACGGGCGACTTTCCTTATCTGGAAAAAGTAAGGGAGCAATTAGCGAAACGCTTTTTCCTGCCGATCCATATTCTGCAGGTTTCTGAAGAAATCAGCTCCAAATTTTTGCCGTTATATGGGCTTGCATCCAAAGAGAAACATGCGGCCGTTCCGAAGAAGCTTGCTCGGAAAAAAGTGAAGCATGCCAGAAAACAAGTCCAGGAGGAAACCGAACATGCTTGA
- a CDS encoding glycosyltransferase family 2 protein, translating into MPRVSVIMGVHNSGAKVERAIASVLDQSFRDFEFIICDDGSTDETWLRLESLSGDDPRIKLLRHKYNRGLAPTLNACLREATGEYIARMDDDDWSHPDRFEKQVAFLDAHPEYAIVGTSRNVFDKGGIWGTRVSSGEPSKLQIFRGRTFLHPSVMMRRAALLEVGGYTTGNLTERTEDFDLWCKLYSKGYVGYNLPDILIDYYEARDSYKKRKYRYRLNEFRLKRQWAKALEIPLHRQLHALRPLIVGLFPAACVRKYHERKYRKPSE; encoded by the coding sequence ATGCCAAGGGTATCGGTCATCATGGGCGTCCACAACAGCGGCGCCAAAGTGGAGCGGGCGATTGCGTCGGTCCTGGATCAAAGCTTCCGTGATTTTGAGTTCATCATCTGCGACGACGGCTCTACCGATGAAACATGGTTGCGGTTGGAGTCGTTGTCCGGGGACGATCCGCGCATCAAGCTGTTGCGCCACAAATACAACCGCGGCTTGGCGCCCACGCTGAATGCTTGTCTGCGGGAGGCGACCGGCGAATACATCGCCCGGATGGATGACGATGATTGGTCGCATCCGGATCGCTTCGAGAAGCAGGTCGCTTTTCTGGATGCGCATCCGGAATACGCCATCGTCGGCACGAGCCGGAATGTCTTCGATAAAGGGGGCATCTGGGGTACTCGCGTCAGTTCCGGAGAACCGTCGAAGCTGCAGATTTTCCGCGGGCGCACGTTTTTGCATCCATCCGTGATGATGCGCCGGGCGGCCTTGCTGGAGGTCGGCGGCTACACGACAGGAAATTTGACGGAACGCACCGAGGATTTCGATCTGTGGTGCAAACTCTACAGCAAAGGCTATGTCGGCTACAATTTGCCGGATATCCTGATCGATTACTATGAAGCGCGGGACTCCTACAAGAAGCGTAAATACCGATACCGCCTGAACGAATTCCGTCTGAAACGGCAATGGGCGAAGGCGCTGGAGATTCCGCTGCACCGACAGTTACATGCATTGCGCCCGCTCATCGTCGGGTTGTTCCCGGCTGCATGTGTCCGCAAATATCATGAACGGAAATACCGCAAACCTTCAGAGTGA
- a CDS encoding glycosyltransferase family 4 protein: MNILYVSTISGTINLFLVPHITRLMDQGHTVSVACRVDDPVHPDLLARGMKVYPIAFQRSPFDKHNLEAYRELHRVLDEEGRFDWVHTHTPVASALVRLACRDRQDVKILYTAHGFHFFKGAARKNWLTYYPVEKALSRYTDVLITMNSEDYACAADEFSAGCVVNVHGVGVDLSRFTLQTESEKEHLRREYGFRPDEFILVYAAALNNRKHQTVLIEAMAELTKVVPKAKLLLIGKGPNEVGYRALINLLKLEGQVQLMGYRKDVPQLMQLADVAVSSSNQEGLPVNVMEAMAIGLPLVVSTCRGNRDLVEDGRNGFLIREDDPAIYAEKLATLYFDEKLRESMKRESAAMIQDYAVENVLREMDAVYADLLRRG, encoded by the coding sequence TTGAACATTCTCTACGTATCGACGATATCCGGGACCATTAATCTCTTCCTCGTGCCGCACATCACGCGCTTGATGGATCAGGGGCATACGGTCTCCGTCGCCTGCAGAGTGGACGATCCGGTGCATCCTGATTTGTTGGCGAGAGGCATGAAGGTCTATCCGATCGCGTTCCAGCGTTCCCCTTTCGACAAACACAATCTGGAGGCTTACCGGGAGCTGCATCGTGTTCTTGACGAAGAAGGCCGGTTCGACTGGGTCCACACGCACACGCCGGTGGCATCAGCTTTGGTGCGGCTGGCCTGCCGGGACAGGCAGGATGTGAAAATCCTCTACACAGCGCACGGCTTTCATTTCTTCAAAGGAGCGGCGCGGAAAAATTGGCTGACCTATTACCCGGTCGAAAAGGCCTTGTCCCGTTACACTGACGTCCTGATTACGATGAACAGCGAGGATTATGCTTGCGCAGCCGATGAATTTTCAGCGGGCTGCGTCGTCAATGTGCATGGAGTAGGTGTCGATCTGAGCCGGTTTACACTCCAGACGGAAAGCGAAAAAGAGCATCTGCGCCGGGAATATGGCTTCAGGCCGGATGAGTTCATCCTGGTTTATGCGGCGGCGCTGAACAACCGCAAGCACCAGACAGTCCTGATTGAGGCGATGGCGGAACTGACTAAAGTGGTCCCGAAAGCCAAACTGCTTCTGATCGGGAAGGGACCGAACGAAGTGGGTTACCGAGCCTTGATCAACTTGTTGAAACTGGAAGGGCAAGTCCAATTGATGGGCTACCGCAAGGACGTTCCGCAGCTGATGCAGTTGGCGGATGTCGCGGTTTCCTCATCAAACCAGGAAGGTCTGCCTGTGAATGTGATGGAAGCGATGGCGATCGGGCTGCCGCTTGTCGTCAGCACTTGCCGCGGCAACCGTGATCTGGTCGAAGACGGCCGCAACGGTTTCCTGATCAGGGAGGACGATCCTGCTATATACGCAGAAAAGCTCGCAACGCTTTATTTTGATGAAAAGTTGCGCGAAAGCATGAAACGAGAAAGCGCGGCAATGATCCAGGACTACGCGGTCGAAAACGTGCTGCGGGAAATGGATGCTGTCTATGCAGACCTGCTTCGCCGGGGATGA
- a CDS encoding oligosaccharide flippase family protein, giving the protein MSRTKNSLKNISVALVGEIVAVPVGFIARIIFIRILGAEYLGVNGLFTSILTMLSLVELGIGPAIVYSLYKPLAEKDIPKVKALMQLYKRAYFLIGTLILLLGIGLIPFLHLFVTDAPNVQNLDWIFFLFVLNSAVSYFFAYKRNLIVADQQRYIVTIYRFGFFSLVNALQILFLYLTRSYTDFLLLRILCTLLENLFVAHSADKRYPFLKEKTSEKLDRETIEEIKKNTAAMVTQKIGEIVINATDNIVISMKVGTVFVGLYSNYLLVISALNGILGQFFTAITASVGNLGVTESKGRLLDVFGKIQFATFWIFGYSGISLYFLFNPFVRLWVGEEYLLGMETVLLLAVLYYIQGMRRAVLTFREALGLYWYDRYKPIFQSAVNVLLSLVWAPVYGISGVIFATIVSLITTCFLVEPYFLYKIGFAAPLWTYYISYARYTLITLATGYLTGAVIAQIDGSGFAALAAIFAVCLVVPNLVFLLLFHRTQEFRYFKGVLVGVVRRKRRQD; this is encoded by the coding sequence ATGTCTCGGACGAAAAATTCACTGAAAAATATCTCGGTTGCGCTTGTGGGCGAAATCGTGGCTGTGCCCGTGGGCTTCATCGCCCGTATCATCTTCATCCGGATCCTAGGCGCGGAATATCTCGGCGTCAACGGACTCTTCACCAGCATCCTGACGATGCTTTCGCTCGTTGAACTGGGCATCGGCCCGGCGATCGTCTACAGCCTGTACAAACCTTTGGCCGAAAAGGACATCCCGAAAGTGAAGGCGCTGATGCAGCTCTACAAAAGAGCTTACTTCCTCATCGGGACCCTCATCCTGCTTTTGGGCATCGGCCTCATCCCCTTTCTGCACCTTTTCGTGACGGATGCTCCGAACGTGCAGAACCTCGACTGGATCTTCTTCCTGTTTGTCCTCAATTCCGCAGTATCCTACTTTTTTGCCTACAAGCGCAACCTGATCGTCGCCGATCAGCAACGCTACATCGTGACGATCTACCGCTTTGGATTCTTTTCCTTGGTAAATGCGCTGCAGATTCTCTTTTTGTATCTGACGCGGAGCTACACCGATTTCCTGCTGCTGCGCATCTTGTGCACGCTCTTGGAAAACCTGTTCGTCGCGCACAGTGCGGACAAACGCTATCCGTTCCTGAAGGAGAAAACGAGCGAGAAGCTGGACCGCGAAACCATTGAAGAAATAAAAAAGAACACAGCGGCGATGGTGACGCAAAAAATCGGCGAAATCGTGATCAATGCCACCGACAACATCGTCATTTCGATGAAAGTCGGCACGGTCTTTGTCGGGCTCTATTCCAATTATCTGCTGGTCATCAGCGCGCTGAACGGAATTCTTGGACAATTCTTCACAGCCATCACGGCGAGCGTCGGCAATCTGGGCGTGACCGAGTCGAAAGGAAGGCTGCTGGATGTTTTCGGGAAGATTCAGTTCGCGACTTTTTGGATCTTCGGTTACAGCGGCATTTCGCTTTACTTCCTGTTCAATCCGTTCGTCAGATTGTGGGTAGGCGAGGAGTATTTGTTGGGAATGGAAACGGTGCTGTTGCTGGCGGTTCTGTACTATATCCAGGGCATGCGCCGCGCGGTTTTGACATTCCGGGAAGCGCTGGGCCTGTATTGGTACGACCGCTACAAACCGATTTTCCAGTCGGCGGTCAATGTTCTCTTGTCGCTGGTGTGGGCACCGGTTTACGGCATCTCCGGGGTCATCTTTGCGACAATTGTGTCGCTGATTACAACCTGTTTTTTGGTTGAGCCTTATTTCCTATACAAAATCGGCTTCGCTGCGCCGCTTTGGACATACTATATTAGTTATGCGCGCTATACGCTGATCACACTCGCGACAGGGTACTTGACTGGTGCGGTCATCGCGCAAATCGACGGATCCGGATTTGCGGCTTTGGCCGCCATTTTCGCGGTCTGCCTGGTGGTGCCGAATCTGGTGTTCCTGCTGCTGTTTCATCGGACGCAGGAGTTCCGTTATTTCAAAGGGGTTTTGGTTGGTGTGGTACGGCGGAAGCGGAGGCAGGATTGA
- a CDS encoding prepilin peptidase, translated as MHTIVTVVFFIYGLVFGSFFNVVGLRVPNGTLLAQTRSYCDTCQRTLTWRELVPVWSFLRQRGKCSQCKEQISLLYPIMELATGLLAAVTFYRYGWTGQTFLGLLLIALIIPITVSDLAYRKIPNKLLLFFTPLFVGLRILYPQPSLWASLIGAVLAFGLVFVIIFVSNGGMGAGDLKYFTLLGFIFGPYLFLLLFFLATLYGAITGMIIMKLKDGDRKMTIPFGPYISLAAVTVFYFGETMIQWYLALFS; from the coding sequence ATGCATACAATCGTAACCGTTGTTTTTTTCATCTACGGCTTGGTATTCGGGTCTTTCTTCAATGTGGTGGGGTTGCGGGTGCCGAACGGGACGTTGCTGGCTCAAACGCGTTCCTATTGCGACACGTGCCAGCGGACCTTGACTTGGAGAGAACTGGTTCCGGTCTGGTCTTTCTTGCGCCAAAGGGGGAAATGCAGTCAATGCAAGGAACAAATTTCGCTGCTGTACCCGATCATGGAGCTGGCGACCGGGCTCTTGGCGGCCGTTACTTTCTACCGTTATGGTTGGACTGGACAAACGTTTCTGGGCTTGCTGCTGATTGCACTCATCATTCCGATTACGGTATCCGATTTGGCCTACAGGAAAATCCCGAATAAGTTGCTTCTGTTTTTCACCCCCTTGTTTGTGGGTTTGCGCATCCTTTATCCGCAGCCGTCTCTATGGGCGTCCTTAATCGGAGCGGTCCTGGCGTTCGGGTTGGTGTTTGTGATCATCTTCGTATCCAATGGAGGCATGGGCGCAGGTGATCTGAAATACTTCACTTTATTGGGATTCATTTTCGGACCTTATCTTTTTTTGCTGCTTTTTTTCTTGGCCACGCTTTACGGAGCAATCACGGGAATGATCATCATGAAGCTGAAAGATGGCGATCGAAAAATGACCATTCCGTTTGGACCCTACATCAGTCTGGCTGCAGTAACTGTTTTTTATTTTGGAGAAACGATGATTCAATGGTACCTGGCACTATTTAGCTGA
- a CDS encoding phosphocholine cytidylyltransferase family protein gives MRVLMLAAGRGTRISRYLSGRHKSTVDIGGEYLIKYTVEQLKLKGITDIAITVGYQNQEIRQILEGQGVTFYYNPFFDVTNSIASAWFARDFIVDDEAIMIMNADVFLEPDLIDEIIAEEHSPVLFADESRKEEGDYKFYYENNILMKYGKELHGDDITGEYVGVAKIGADFIGIFKDQMEHMINTQQHGVWWENILYTLVDSHDILIKEVEGKFWAEVDFIEDYERILRFRDYRLNYNIEVVHLD, from the coding sequence ATGAGAGTATTGATGCTAGCAGCAGGTAGAGGGACGCGGATCAGCAGGTACTTGTCGGGGAGGCACAAATCGACCGTCGACATCGGCGGCGAATATTTGATCAAATACACGGTGGAACAATTGAAATTGAAAGGCATCACCGATATCGCCATCACTGTCGGCTACCAGAACCAGGAAATCCGGCAGATACTGGAAGGACAAGGTGTCACCTTCTACTACAACCCATTTTTCGATGTCACCAACAGCATCGCTTCCGCCTGGTTCGCCCGCGACTTCATCGTTGATGATGAGGCGATCATGATCATGAATGCCGACGTCTTTTTGGAGCCTGATCTGATCGATGAAATCATTGCCGAGGAGCATAGCCCCGTCTTGTTCGCGGATGAATCGCGGAAAGAAGAGGGCGATTACAAATTCTATTATGAAAACAACATTTTGATGAAATACGGTAAGGAATTGCATGGCGATGATATCACCGGGGAATATGTCGGTGTCGCCAAAATCGGTGCGGATTTCATCGGCATTTTCAAAGATCAGATGGAGCACATGATCAATACCCAGCAGCACGGTGTCTGGTGGGAGAATATCCTCTACACGCTGGTCGACAGTCACGATATCCTGATAAAAGAAGTGGAAGGGAAATTCTGGGCCGAGGTGGACTTCATCGAGGATTACGAACGCATCCTGCGCTTCCGCGATTACCGGTTGAACTACAACATCGAGGTCGTCCATTTGGATTGA